The sequence AGGAAGAGAGAAGCAGAAGAAATGGGTAAATGTTCAGCTTTTATGTGCTTAGTGGTGTGTGATATGTATGGTCTATGATGTTATCATAATTATTGTTTAAACGATGTGCGAGCTGACATCGAGTTTGTTATattacaatatcacacgagcaaGTGCTGCTTTCCCCAAATATCAGCACGATTGTCAAtgtgatatatattttatacagttaAATAAACGATAAGTTACATTGTGAGTACATTTTAGATACAATTTTGTGTCCGTGCAGCAGACAGCTATGATTTTACTGACTGAATCcgcgttttgaacgaatcagcttcgttcctgaatgaacaaatcggttgaatgaatgattcactcattaagacagtgacttgctgccacctactggtagttttagttttatatttaaagtgcattttaattaaaatttttaaagtagaaatcatttcatatttaaatatcaaattaaatttatgtagacaaattgtaaatgcattgtaaaaatattaatgcCGCTTCTGTGTCACTTGCTCACCTCTGCATTacaaagatggattttgttgataatgatttaatttgattggtaacagaaATATTCTGTGTTATTATTCTAATTGAATTTATGTTAATGTTAGAATTTGACATGAAAGGTGATGCATacaaatttagaaaaaaatgaactaatagGTAAAAATGACTCTGGAAATCAGTTTAAGTTGACAAATATTGGCCCTtaataaaaatgctgatttCTGTTACTGCTGTGAACTAACCATAGCACAgaatatgaataataatgaatatcTTCACAAGTCAGCTGTCCACAACAGGCCTAAACCAGCCATGGTACCAGCAAAAAAAACACACTCGACAAAATATCATCTAATCTAATTATTGTTGTCAACTAACTTTTGAAACAACTTTGAAAATATCaatatatgtacacttcaggtcttaaaaaggtcctaaaaagccttaaatttgacttttaaaaaatgtgcagcaATCCTTTTCTCTAATTGTAATATAGAATGTATTTTCCCTTTTTTCTCAAAGGTGTTTAGCTCATTCTTATAAGACCATGGGCGACATGAAAACCCCAGACTTTGATGATCTGCTTGCAGCCTTTGACATTCCTGATATGGTCGATCCCAAGGCTGCCATTGAGTCCGGCCATGATGATCATGAGGGACAACTCAAACACCATGCCCACCATGAAGAGGACTCACATGCCTCTTCCGGTCCAGATGTTGGGGTTAGTGTTATTGTTAAGAACGTCCGGAATTTTGATACCACTGAACATCTCTCAGAGAAAGATGTTCATCCCACTGTAGGAAATGGACTGCACAACGGTTTCTTGCCTGTTTCACCCAACAATAGATACAGTAAAGAGAGTAACAAGCTTCAAAAAAGTGAAATCCATGGGATGGCAGGAAATATCTCCACATTCAACCAGTTTAGTCCCATCTCCAGTGCCGAGGAGTTTGATGATGATGACAAGATTGAAGTAGATGACCCTGCTGACAAACAAAGTAATTTACCATTTAGACCAAACCCTCTAACTGTTCTGAGCACAAAGAAAAAAGAGCCTCAATCTCAACTCACCAAACCAGATGTTCCATCTAGACCAAGAACAAATGGCAACTACAATCATATGAAAGTTGAGAATGGTAGCAGCACCAATGGCACAATGGAACactcaaacctgtatgaatctCAAAAACCAAGAAAAACTGAGGAGCCCTCCAAAGAAACCTCCAGATCCCAAGAAGCAAAAGAGCTGGTAGAACCAGTCGTTGAGTTGAGCACGGCCAACCTCTCCCAGGCCAAGGCCAAATCATCTGCAAAGCTCTCATCCTGCATTGCTGCAATTGCAGCACTCAGTGCAAAGAAAGCTAACACAGAAGCAATGTCTCCAGACTCCCTTGCTACACCTCAAGACTCACCCAGAGAGGCTAAAGAGATCCCTAAGGTTACAGAGAAATCACCAGAACAGGAGTCAGCTCTGGAACTTGGCAAGAAGATGCTTTCGAAACAACCTGAGAGTCCTTGCAGTGTTACCAGCGAAAGCAGCAGCAAAGAGTCTCCAACATCTCCAGCAGGATCCATACCAGTCATTCCCAAAGTCCGCATCAAAACAATCAAGACATCATCAGGGCAGATCAAGAGGACAGTTACCAGAATCCTGCCCGAGTTTGATCCTGACGTCTTGAAGAAAGGTATTGATTCTTCATCCAATGTTGTCTCTTCTCTGCTGTCCTCTCCAACCTCTACTTCTGTTTTCTCATCTCCCACAAGAACAACTTTGCCAACCACAGTAGTAGCAACTTCTGGAGGCTCTGCCATTGAGGTAACTAAACAAATGACCATCAAACCCGTGGCCACTGCCTTCTTACCCGTTTCAGCCGTCAAGACGGCAGGTTCCCAAGTAATTAATCTGAAACTTGCCAACAATACAACTGTAAAGGCGACTGTCATACCGGCGGCATCCGTTCAGAGTGCCAGCAGCGCCATCCTCAAAGCTGCTAATGCCATTCAGCAACAAACTGTCATGGTGCCTGCTTCCAGCCTAACAAACACCAAACTTGTGCCAAAGACAGTCCACCTAACTAACTTAAATCTCTTGCCTCAGAATCCATCAACGGCTGAGCTCCACCAGGTCCTGACCAAGTCCCAACAGCCCCTCAAACAAGCCATGTTGgcccaacaacaacaaaagaaagtGTCTCGGGTCCAGGTCCTAACCAGCTCCCAGAGCTCAGTGGTAGAGGCCTTCAATAAGGTTTTGAGTAGCATTAACCCAGTGCCAGTTTATGTACCCAATCTCAGTCCTCCGACTTCTGCCTGTATATCCTTACCATCCCGTGGCTACAAGTGCTTAGAATGTGGTGATTCCTTTGCCCTGGAAAAAAGCCTCACTCAGCATTATGACCGTAGAAGTGTTCGCATTGAGGTCACTTGCAACCACTGCGCCAAAAACCTGGTCTTCTACAACAAGTGCAGCCTTCTATCACATGCTAGGGGACACAAAGACAAAGGGGTTGTCATGCAGTGTTCACATCTCATATTGAAGCCAATTCCAGCTGACCAGATGATCCTAGCACCATCAATAACCTCCAGCGCTCCCACTTCTTCAGCTAATCTTGGATCCTCCATAGTGGGGAGTCAAGGAAAGGGAAACCCAACCACAGTGATCTCCGCACCCTCTTCAGCCCCCGTTGTTGCTGCCATGCCACTGGATAAGGACGCCTCCAAGGTCTGCAAATCGAATCTGAAGTGCTTGGAGTGTAGTGAGACATTTCAGGAAGAATCATCTCTTGCAATGCACTACCAGCAGGCTCCCGAGTCAGGTGGACAGGTGGGTGCATGTATTATTTGTGATTATTTGTAAGAGTTGGAAAGGTTCTCAGCTTCCTTCTGTGTTGTAGTCGAGATCAGCTCATTTGAGTCTGAGTCCAGGCCAAGACCTGAAGAGGGTAGAGTCCagccttaaaggggacctattatgacccttttacaaaatgtaatatgtttCTGGTGtacccagaatgtgtctgtgaagtttcagctaaaaatagcccacagatcatttattatagcttgtcaaatttgcccctatttgggtgtgagcaaaaacatgccattttgtgtgtccctttaaatgcgtTTAAATGAGTTGCTGCTCCCTGACCGCTTTCCacaagagggcggagctttaacagctcgcgcttcggttgctcaacaacaacaaatctggagaatctcacgcagccaaaatgatgattgttagtaacggtgttcagccttacattgcaCAATCCGTactcggacactgatggagagactcaggaggaagttacaacttttaaaatGCAACTGGACATTTTAGGCTAACATTGatgattgctatcaaatgctATGAATGGTCTAATATTTTCTCCAAAATATTGCTCGGACAGAAACGCTCCTTTTTTAGAAATCGAGCTTGCCAATGTCAACTTGCAGGCTATCCAAGCTAACaagactctaaatagtgttctgtGCTTGAGTGTGCAGCCAACAacagaacagttagcatgcttCGCTCAAACTAACGCCATGGTGTTAgaacttgcaaaaaaaaagacagagcaGAAAACGTGCAGCTTAAGGGGtggtaatataataataagatCCCTTTCCTACATCAGTAGGGGAGCGAAGTCTGAGTTGTAATTAAGTACTACAACACTGgcttccttttttattcacagaaGTACTTAAAAGTTGTGTTAAAGACCCTTTTAACAAATTGCTTGTGCTTTTCTTTCAACTAAAACAGAAAACCTGCACCATTTGCCAAATGCTACTGCCAAACCAGTGTAGCTTTGCTTCCCATCTGCGGATCCATCAGCACAAGTCTCCATATATCTGCCCTGAATGTGGAGCTATCTGTCGGTCTGTCCATTTTCAGTCCCATGTGACCAAGAACTGCCTGCACTACACACGCCGAGTGGGCTATCGgttagtaatgcattactccCTATAACTGTCAAGGCCAAGACAAGCTCCATGATTCCTAGAAATGGCTTTATTTTTCAAGTATAATATGTTTGtttattacttatttatttatgc comes from Chanodichthys erythropterus isolate Z2021 chromosome 22, ASM2448905v1, whole genome shotgun sequence and encodes:
- the znf532 gene encoding zinc finger protein 532, with product MGDMKTPDFDDLLAAFDIPDMVDPKAAIESGHDDHEGQLKHHAHHEEDSHASSGPDVGVSVIVKNVRNFDTTEHLSEKDVHPTVGNGLHNGFLPVSPNNRYSKESNKLQKSEIHGMAGNISTFNQFSPISSAEEFDDDDKIEVDDPADKQSNLPFRPNPLTVLSTKKKEPQSQLTKPDVPSRPRTNGNYNHMKVENGSSTNGTMEHSNLYESQKPRKTEEPSKETSRSQEAKELVEPVVELSTANLSQAKAKSSAKLSSCIAAIAALSAKKANTEAMSPDSLATPQDSPREAKEIPKVTEKSPEQESALELGKKMLSKQPESPCSVTSESSSKESPTSPAGSIPVIPKVRIKTIKTSSGQIKRTVTRILPEFDPDVLKKGIDSSSNVVSSLLSSPTSTSVFSSPTRTTLPTTVVATSGGSAIEVTKQMTIKPVATAFLPVSAVKTAGSQVINLKLANNTTVKATVIPAASVQSASSAILKAANAIQQQTVMVPASSLTNTKLVPKTVHLTNLNLLPQNPSTAELHQVLTKSQQPLKQAMLAQQQQKKVSRVQVLTSSQSSVVEAFNKVLSSINPVPVYVPNLSPPTSACISLPSRGYKCLECGDSFALEKSLTQHYDRRSVRIEVTCNHCAKNLVFYNKCSLLSHARGHKDKGVVMQCSHLILKPIPADQMILAPSITSSAPTSSANLGSSIVGSQGKGNPTTVISAPSSAPVVAAMPLDKDASKVCKSNLKCLECSETFQEESSLAMHYQQAPESGGQKTCTICQMLLPNQCSFASHLRIHQHKSPYICPECGAICRSVHFQSHVTKNCLHYTRRVGYRCVHCSVIFADVAALKSHIQGSHCEIFYKCPICPMAFKSAPGTHSHAYTQHPGVKIGEPKLIYKCSMCDTVFTQQTLLYTHFDQHISNQKVSVFKCPDCSMHYAQKQLMLDHIKSLHGTLKTIEGPPNLGINLPLSSKPTNSMSPNNNNNNKESSSINSLEKGEKKPTSPTKKNSNGTDLPKKVPSSTSCPGWTCRECDRLFTQREVFISHMKREHGKQLKKHPCRQCEKSFSSSHSLCRHNRIKHKGLRKVYSCPHCPELSRTFTKRLLLEKHIQLVHGIKDTEAKLPADSSSTEVTVDKEQLPSPKRKHHSEDEDAEREEQAEEAGGDVTPGQRSKSSSSQPLKKLKINVFKTHKCAVCSFTTEDIVRFHEHIPQHKTDVSSYQCRECGLCYTSHHSLSRHLFIVHKMKEAQGLGRHNGQQENTPNPESNDGIPDTQCKVCSKTFETEGALNTHMRTHGMAFIKSKRLSAAEK